The nucleotide sequence TTGAAATTCTGTCGCATAAAATTAAGTTTTTTGATATAATTATGAATAGCAACATTTTAGGAGGCGAAAATGAAAAAATTTTTAACTTTTTTGACATGCTTTTTTATAGTACTTACATTATTTCCTTTAACAGTTCAAGCAAGTAATGATCCACCATCTGTATCAGCAGACAGCTGTGTTGTTATGGATGCAACAACAGGAACACTTTTATATGGTAAAAACGAAAATGCTGCTTATCCTCCTGCCTCTACTACAAAATTAATGACAGCATTATTAACACTTGAAAGCTGTAATTTAGATGACATCGTTACAATTGGTAAAAATCCACCAAATGCTGACGGAAGTAAAATTTATCTATATGAAGGCGAAGAAATAAAGGTAAGAGATCTTCTATACGGTCTTATACTTGTTTCAGGTAATGACTGTGCTCAAGCTCTTGCAGAATATATAAGCGGCTCATGTAATAAATTTGCACAGGCAATGAATAAGAGAGCTCTTGAACTAGGGTGCAAAAATACAAACTTTGTTAATCCAAGTGGTTTATATAACATAAATCACAAAACTTCAGCTAAAGATTTATCTCTTATAATGAGAGCACTTTCGAAAAATCCGGAATACATTAAAATTGCAACCACTAGTTTTTATTCAATTCCTTCAACAAATAAATCTACCCATGCTAGACCTCTTTGGAATGAAAATAAATTAATACAAAAATCGTCAAGTTTTTATTATC is from Clostridium fermenticellae and encodes:
- a CDS encoding D-alanyl-D-alanine carboxypeptidase family protein, whose translation is MKKFLTFLTCFFIVLTLFPLTVQASNDPPSVSADSCVVMDATTGTLLYGKNENAAYPPASTTKLMTALLTLESCNLDDIVTIGKNPPNADGSKIYLYEGEEIKVRDLLYGLILVSGNDCAQALAEYISGSCNKFAQAMNKRALELGCKNTNFVNPSGLYNINHKTSAKDLSLIMRALSKNPEYIKIATTSFYSIPSTNKSTHARPLWNENKLIQKSSSFYYPGCIGGKTGYTIQSFHSYVACATQNGRTLIVALLHDKKKTFFPDSIALFNYAFNNFDWTKIYSKGDLVTTYNKNGLKIPLLASSDFYYIRPKTDIRKPTFRLENKNLNLKLFKKGDTIATADIFVNNKMIGKLELKSGTDHKFEQAFKLTFNSRLTPYIIFPAVLVILGSSIFIFKKLKPAQK